A genome region from Hevea brasiliensis isolate MT/VB/25A 57/8 chromosome 9, ASM3005281v1, whole genome shotgun sequence includes the following:
- the LOC131182877 gene encoding uncharacterized mitochondrial protein AtMg00810-like, which translates to MISFGYCQSNADHTLFMRNCRGKIILLIVYADDIVVTGDDKEEMALLKERLAQKFEIKDLGMLKYFLGIEVARSDKGIFISQRKYILDLLEETGMLGCKPAESPIKANHKLQAGVEKSVDLGRYQKLVGKLIYLSHTRSDIAYAVGLVSQYMYDPRESHLEVVFCIL; encoded by the coding sequence ATGATCTCCTTTGGATACTGCCAAAGCAATGCTGATCATACCTTATTTATGAGGAATTGTAGAGGCAAAATCATACTACTTATTGTCTATGCGGATGATATTGTGGTAACTGGTGACGATAAGGAAGAAATGGCTCTTTTAAAGGAGCGCCTAGCACAGAAGTTTGAAATCAAAGATTTGGGAATGCTCAAATACTTTCTTGGAATAGAGGTTGCCAGATCAGATAAGGGAATCTTTATTTCTCAAAGAAAGTATATCTTGGATCTGTTGGAAGAAACAGGAATGCTGGGCTGTAAACCGGCAGAGTCTCCTATTAAGGCCAATCATAAATTGCAAGCTGGAGTTGAAAAATCAGTGGATTTAGGAAGATATCAGAAGTTGGTTGGCAAACTAATTTATCTTTCGCACACTAGATCGGACATAGCATATGCAGTTGGTCTAGTGAGCCAGTATATGTATGATCCCCGTGAATCTCATTTGGAGGTTGTTTTCTGCATCTTGTGA